Genomic window (Pristiophorus japonicus isolate sPriJap1 chromosome 9, sPriJap1.hap1, whole genome shotgun sequence):
AAGTGGTAGTTTTGATCAGATGATAGCGAAACATAGCAtttcatcaccaccaccaccaaagAACTATGAGGTTGAAAGACCGGACAGTGGAAGGTGCCTGTCCACTCCAAGGTACAGTACTTGTCTGGATACTTGTACTTTCTCTCAATGTTTGCCAAAAACAAAGGCCACATTAAGCTTACAAAATGTAAAGTTACACAAATATAGGTCATTGGGCCAAATTTCTAATGAGTGCCTTGCCCCTACCGTCTCCAATCATAAACCTCTGTATAGAAAAGAGATGTTGCCCTACATATCAGAATACTGGGCATATAGACCACCCGATTCTTTCAGACCATCGAAAGATCGGACTTTACCCGATTGGGATCCTGATGAGGAATACCAGGCTTTGCTTGATTTTACCTATCCCTTAAGACCAGGACATTACACCTCCAAGGACTCCTTAGATGGTGATGATTTATCCTCTGACTCGTGTTTAAAGGATTCGGGCATCGTGGCTGACAGTTCTTTGCCCTCTCTGTCAAATACATTAACATCAAAGAGTATGCTGTCATTCCCTGCTTACCAGTCTAGCCCCAGCAACACTGCTAACCCAGCCTGGGATTATAGCAGCCACAGAGGGTATGTGGATCCTCCTCACCGTTCCTCCAGACCTTTGCACATATATAACCAGCCTTCCAGTTTGAGCTCTCATTCAACCTATAAAGCAAGACCCTCTGTGGAACATTCCACAAACAATAAAGCACAACTCTCAGAGAGTTTGAGTAACAGTGCAATCACATTTGGTTGCTCCTTGGCCACTACAGTTGCCGATTCCAGTTTTCTATCCAAGAGCTCAAATGAAGGATTTTCCAACCACGTAATATCAGGAAGAGATTCTACAGGCTTTATACCCACAACACAGATACTTCCCTTAAACAAGGAATGGGAGAGCGACGAAGAGTATCTGGCGCTTCCATACAAGCTCAATGAGTTGGAAGCTTTAGCTCAGCAATTGGAGAACCTCTCTGTTCACTTGGATAACAAGTCAACTTGTGCAACCAACGCAAACAAGGGGATCGTAAAGCCAACAAAGGACACAACCATTCAAGGTGGCAGAACTGAGGATACCCTCATTGACCACGGCAGTGGTGCTGAAGTTACCCAATCAACCTGCCAACTGGAAAGTGACCCCATATATACACCCAAAGGTCTAGGTTGTGAAGATACAATCATGGAATTGAAAAAGATCAACAACTTTATAAAAAAGCTCGGCAGGTGGCCTGGTTCTCGATTGATGTCCAACCAGCAACTCCAACATGGCACCAAGGAGCAGAAGAATGATGATGGTCTTCTGGCTCATATTCAGGTAAAACATTACATGCCTTTGAAAGTTTTGTGTTGAATACACTAGCAGAATAAAGTTGCTTGCACAAAATGATTGAATTAAGCAATCTGGAAACCAAAGGCAAATTAATGGATGAAATGCTAGCTGTAATAGTTTTAATTTTGAATTGAGGTTTGTCTTTTCAAACCCGAGAAAGTTCTAATGAGGATCTAACTGAATTGTGCTGGCCGGCTGTATTCCGCACAATTTCCTCTACAGCTATCAAGTAAGAttgaactggttggggttttagaaaagagaagactttgaggtctttacaattatgaatgCGTTGGACAGAGTAGAgggggagagactgtttccacttgtgggagaattcaaaactaggggccatcaattcaagatagttactaataaatccaatcgggaaattcggagaaatgtctttacacagaatggttagaatgtggaactcgctaccctagcaagtggttgaagcaaatagcttagatgctttcaaaaggaaactagatgagtacatgagagaaaagggaatagaaagatgtgctgaaaggctgagatgaggtaggtgGAATGGGGgtagactcgtgtggagtataaatacagactagttgggccgaatggcctatttatgctgtatattctgtgtaattctatgtaactgaGCAGATGTTTTGTTCAAATAGAACTTCAGCACTAAACTGGAAGAAATGGTCCAGTGGTTGTATGAAGTTGCTGAGACCATGGACAACTGGATCTCACCACAGCCCGAGATGGAAAGCATAAAGTCCTCTCTGGATGTGTGCATGGTAAGTGGCTCCCATCATGCTTTTATTTTTCAAAGTTAGTTTCTTAAATTGTATCATTCAAGATTTTTGATTTCCCTAAACTAATACTTtacggatttttaaaaaaaatgtggctACATTGAGCCTGAGCTATCACGAATATTGCACTGAATTTTAGTTGCGCCTGTCTGACATTGAGCTTCATATCATCCTGTCTTGCGCAGGCCAATATACTTTCTTCAACTAATATCAGTTGCTTAGCTGATCAGCCAGAAATGTAAAACAAAACTTGTTTTTTGATTGTAAAAGacctgtatttatacagtgcctttcacaacctcagaacatccatagtgcttcacagccaattaagtacttttgaagtttagtcactgttgtaatgtcagacaatcagggcccactggaaggagcactttgaagatctcctcaactgagactctgtcctcgactccatcccacagcatggtaCCCACCACcagctcagcaaaaccccagccctacacgaggtagaaaaggccatccgccagctcaagaacaaggcatcatgagcagatggaatctccgctgagcACTAAAATATGGGGAGAagtactattggcacaaatgcatgacctcatgtctcttatctggaaggaggagagtatgccaggagatccgagagatgctgtaatcgtgaccatcttcaaaaaaggagacaagtccaattgcggcaactacagaggaatctccctggtgttggccactgggaaagtaattgcgggggaggaaggggggcgggaggagggagaggtgggagggggtaggggaagggggagggaggaggagcagggggagggaggaagaagaggggtgcagggaggaggaagaggggtgcagggagggggaggagggagaggtgagatgggaggggggaggaggaagagggggcggggtgcagggaggggggagaggtgggatgggcgaaggggggggaaaggggagagggcggtggggggaagaggaaggaagagggggggcaggggcagggaggaagagagggggggtgggggaggggggtgaagcctTTCGGCCAGGTTTAGgagcagcacccagcaccgggagggAAGGGAAGCCCTTTGGTCAGGGTTAGGTGCAGCAACCGGCATTGGGAgggggaggccttttggccagggctagcagcagtAACCCCCCAAACCGTAtcagttattctaaatataaactatCCGAATGCCTTGGTTAGagtacagcctgtaactcaatcccgggtacctGTTACTTCATATGTAAACCATCTGAACCCctggatttgattccagcctgtaacacactcccacgTGTCTATTATTTTATGAAGAAACCATCTGAATCATTCAATTACATTTCCGTCTATAACTCACTctccggtatctgttattctatgcacAAATAATTGAAAACACTTGATTGGATTCTAACCTGTAAACCCGCTCCTGGTTATCCACTGTTCTATGTATGAAACATCCAAACCCATTaatttagattccagcctgtaactcattctttGGTATCTgacaatttatatatatatatatcaggcactcaaacccttttataattcagctttgaactcacagtggtgtaaaaatttacagatgataccaaaACAGAGGTACAGTTAATTATTTAGAAGACCAAAGGAAACTGCAAATGGGTATTGATAAGATGGGAGAATAGGCTAAAAAGTatgagatggaattcaatgtcaaagTGTATTttggtaaaaagaaatggcagcatTAATTCTAGTTTGAATGGAAGTAGCTCAGTGCTGTGGAACAGCAGAGGGACAGGTTCATAGAACAATAAACGCAGCACCTCAGGTTGATAGGATTATAAACAAAAGCTAATGATGAGTCTATATAAAACCTTAAGACCTCAGTTAGAGGCATCAGGAAGagtgaggcctttcggccaggattAGGAGCAgcactgggcactggggggggggggggggaatagacttttggcataaacaatttaataatttaatgctggtaagctgctgaaatgtgcttgtgcaggttgctgtgagctggccagaatgtgttgtatgtttcactttcctgtCTCAGCCCGcaagtgtgtccctggttaccatggcaacccgatctttttcaaGTACActaaaaaacggctttggggaaaattgagccctttaattGTGGACATAGGAAGTGCAAGGCAGTGTTAGATTATTAATGTAGCACTAGTCGATTTCCTGTGATGTTGCACATAGCGACTTAACTCCAAATGTTATTTTTAGGTTGTGAGTTTAGAGGAGTGAAGGGGATGAGGGGAGAGCAGGAAAAAGGGAGgaaggggggcgagagaaagagagaattcAGGGGATGAAGGAGTAGATCAAGGGGGAAGAGATGGGGATGGTGTTATTTTGATGATCTCCTTCATCTCATACTCCTACTCTAAACTCCTCCCTTTTCCCTTTCCCTACTATTCTTGCCCTTTCTCCCTTTTCCTACTATCCTTGTCCTCTCTCCCTTTCCAACTTCTCTCCCTCTTACTCCTCCTCCCCTGGTCTTCCAGCCATAGCCTGGGATGGGGGTGGGTGGGAAAGTGAGTTAGGACATTAGCCAAGCTAACTGTCTCAGTGGAGAAAAGGGTGGGGGTTGATGGACTGGATGTGCGCACGTACATGCTGCTCTGGGTGGGGGAGATGCAACAGATCTTTGACCTTCGACAGGTAGGCGGGTCCAGGGAGGGACTGCGAAGATGCAGAAAGTCACCAAGTGAGCAGATTGTGTTGGAGTGACGAGTTTATGTACTGTAAAGTATAAGCAACGTTTGATTTTCTTGTGTATAAAGTT
Coding sequences:
- the cep68 gene encoding centrosomal protein of 68 kDa isoform X3, yielding MYSFMPLKIETFSNISPRSHPKRYGRWNYTALEADCPELLRNIHQLLFSTDFYSLPRKTLVPLTLINSKRHPRLNDGSFDQIQKKDVASNSKIFLRKSVADQRRSDYYKQISSQFTSRTITSRSKQGVVMQELKKRYALPNSGYSSRVVPSQSMNANGTNSLPCESFQSSDHVDHPKSSPPSVSQTNEPSGSFDQMIAKHSISSPPPPKNYEVERPDSGRCLSTPRYSTCLDTCTFSQCLPKTKATLSLQNVKLHKYRSLGQISNECLAPTVSNHKPLYRKEMLPYISEYWAYRPPDSFRPSKDRTLPDWDPDEEYQALLDFTYPLRPGHYTSKDSLDGDDLSSDSCLKDSGIVADSSLPSLSNTLTSKSMLSFPAYQSSPSNTANPAWDYSSHRGYVDPPHRSSRPLHIYNQPSSLSSHSTYKARPSVEHSTNNKAQLSESLSNSAITFGCSLATTVADSSFLSKSSNEGFSNHVISGRDSTGFIPTTQILPLNKEWESDEEYLALPYKLNELEALAQQLENLSVHLDNKSTCATNANKGIVKPTKDTTIQGGRTEDTLIDHGSGAEVTQSTCQLESDPIYTPKGLGCEDTIMELKKINNFIKKLGRWPGSRLMSNQQLQHGTKEQKNDDGLLAHIQNFSTKLEEMVQWLYEVAETMDNWISPQPEMESIKSSLDVCMAFKNDVNEHRELTKSVLKSGEILLQSVTDITPAMNIVKDDLETKQNELEAAGLGRQSSLDIVQSNYTHHSKLMAASIVFPD
- the cep68 gene encoding centrosomal protein of 68 kDa isoform X2 produces the protein MYSFMPLKIETFSNISPRSHPKRYGRWNYTALEADCPELLRNIHQLLFSTDFYSLPRKTLVPLTLINSKRHPRLNDGSFDQIQKKDVASNSKIFLRKSVADQRRSDYYKQISSQFTSRTITSRSKQGVVMQELKKRYALPNSGYSSRVVPSQSMNANGTNSLPCESFQSSDHVDHPKSSPPSVSQTNEPSGSFDQMIAKHSISSPPPPKNYEVERPDSGRCLSTPRYSTCLDTCTFSQCLPKTKATLSLQNVKLHKYRSLGQISNECLAPTVSNHKPLYRKEMLPYISEYWAYRPPDSFRPSKDRTLPDWDPDEEYQALLDFTYPLRPGHYTSKDSLDGDDLSSDSCLKDSGIVADSSLPSLSNTLTSKSMLSFPAYQSSPSNTANPAWDYSSHRGYVDPPHRSSRPLHIYNQPSSLSSHSTYKARPSVEHSTNNKAQLSESLSNSAITFGCSLATTVADSSFLSKSSNEGFSNHVISGRDSTGFIPTTQILPLNKEWESDEEYLALPYKLNELEALAQQLENLSVHLDNKSTCATNANKGIVKPTKDTTIQGGRTEDTLIDHGSGAEVTQSTCQLESDPIYTPKGLGCEDTIMELKKINNFIKKLGRWPGSRLMSNQQLQHGTKEQKNDDGLLAHIQNFSTKLEEMVQWLYEVAETMDNWISPQPEMESIKSSLDVCMAFKNDVNEHRELTKSVLKSGEILLQSVTDITPVLKETLTLIARQSKQLNGHAAHLYSSVLAAMNIVKDDLETKQNELEAAGLGRQSSLTEDGKWL
- the cep68 gene encoding centrosomal protein of 68 kDa isoform X1; the encoded protein is MYSFMPLKIETFSNISPRSHPKRYGRWNYTALEADCPELLRNIHQLLFSTDFYSLPRKTLVPLTLINSKRHPRLNDGSFDQIQKKDVASNSKIFLRKSVADQRRSDYYKQISSQFTSRTITSRSKQGVVMQELKKRYALPNSGYSSRVVPSQSMNANGTNSLPCESFQSSDHVDHPKSSPPSVSQTNEPSGSFDQMIAKHSISSPPPPKNYEVERPDSGRCLSTPRYSTCLDTCTFSQCLPKTKATLSLQNVKLHKYRSLGQISNECLAPTVSNHKPLYRKEMLPYISEYWAYRPPDSFRPSKDRTLPDWDPDEEYQALLDFTYPLRPGHYTSKDSLDGDDLSSDSCLKDSGIVADSSLPSLSNTLTSKSMLSFPAYQSSPSNTANPAWDYSSHRGYVDPPHRSSRPLHIYNQPSSLSSHSTYKARPSVEHSTNNKAQLSESLSNSAITFGCSLATTVADSSFLSKSSNEGFSNHVISGRDSTGFIPTTQILPLNKEWESDEEYLALPYKLNELEALAQQLENLSVHLDNKSTCATNANKGIVKPTKDTTIQGGRTEDTLIDHGSGAEVTQSTCQLESDPIYTPKGLGCEDTIMELKKINNFIKKLGRWPGSRLMSNQQLQHGTKEQKNDDGLLAHIQNFSTKLEEMVQWLYEVAETMDNWISPQPEMESIKSSLDVCMAFKNDVNEHRELTKSVLKSGEILLQSVTDITPVLKETLTLIARQSKQLNGHAAHLYSSVLAAMNIVKDDLETKQNELEAAGLGRQSSLDIVQSNYTHHSKLMAASIVFPD